In one window of Drosophila innubila isolate TH190305 chromosome 2L unlocalized genomic scaffold, UK_Dinn_1.0 4_B_2L, whole genome shotgun sequence DNA:
- the LOC117780131 gene encoding DNA topoisomerase 2 yields the protein MENGSKGMSIEQMYQKKSQLEHILLRPDSYIGSVEYTKELMWVHDSEQNRMIQREISFVPGLYKIFDEILVNAADNKQRDKSMNTIKIDIDPEKNIVSIWNNGQGIPVTMHKEQKMYVPTMIFGHLLTSSNYNDDEKKVTGGRNGYGAKLCNIFSTSFTLETATKQYKKSFKQTWGNNMSKASDPMIKDFSGTDFTRITFSPDLAKFKMDKLDEDIVALMSRRAFDVAASTKGVSVFLNGNKVMVKNFKDYIDLFIKNTEDEVGQQVKLVYENCGERWEVACCPSDRGFQQVSFVNSIATTKGGRHVDHVADNVIKQLIEVLKKKNKNGINIKPFQVRNHLWIFVNCLIENPTFDSQTKENMTLQAKSFGSKCVLSDKFITNLSKAGIVESVLAWAKFKAQNDIAKTGGKKSHKIKGIPKLEDANEAGTKNSLQCTLILTEGDSAKSLAVSGLGVIGRDYYGVFPLRGKLLNVREATFKQLTENAEINNLCKIIGLQYKKKYLTTDDLKTLRYGKVMIMTDQDQDGSHIKGLLINFIHTNWPELLRLPFLEEFITPIVKASKKNEEISFYSLPEFEEWKMGTPNHHTYNIKYYKGLGTSTSKEAKEYFQDMDRHRILFKYEGQEDDDSIMMAFSKKHVDSRKTWLTNHMDEVKRRKQLGLPERYLYTKGTKHISYADFINLELVLFSNADNERSIPSVVDGLKPGQRKVMFTCFKRNDKREVKVAQLSGSVAEMSAYHHGEVSLQMTIVNLAQNFVGSNNINLLEPRGQFGTRLTGGKDSASARYIFTLMSPLTRLIYHPLDDPLLQYQVDDGQRIEPLWYIPIIPMVLVNGADGIGTGWSTKIANYNPRELISNLRCMINDEPPSPLTPWYKNFKGTMESVGDCRFVHSGNIQILPDNRIEITELPVSVWTQTYKENVLEALSNGTEKVKAIISEYREYHTDTTVRFVVSFNPGEFERIRAEDGGFHRVFKLSSSISLNQMHAFDENNCLRRYPSPKEVLEDFYKLRLEYYVRRRDYLLGQLTAQADRLSDQARFILEKCEKKLVIENKQRKMMIDELVKRGYRPDPVKEWQRRIKMEDAEANNEEEEDDEEAATSTSKAKKEVDPEKAFQKLTDVKKFDYLLGMSMWMLTEERKNELLKQRDAKLEELDNLQKLTPKHLWMNDLDALAQKLDEVEEKERLDEQGMNLKQAKSMKGQKQVIGKGKKGKIGSAGGDIFPDPKGERVAFKITEELLKKWQPPKDRPVKVKAEKKRGPDDVDDFDALVEGGTTKTSPKAKKAPAVKKEPAEKKPRQKKENGDGLKQAKLDFTKSKGKKQKDLSDDDDFEDEIAVAPRADRPGRRAASKKINYSVILSDDEDANAKSSNDNDDNDDASDDSPIKRPVKRQRDGDSSGSGKKVAQKKLRTLESDEDEDVAYVDDDDDSDFEA from the exons ATGGAGAACGGCAGCAAAGGGATGTCAATCGAGCAGATGTATCAGAAGAAATCGCAGCTGGAGCACATCCTTCTGCGTCCCGACTCGTACATTGGCTCCGTTGAGTATACCAAGGAGCTGATGTGGGTGCACGATTCGGAGCAGAATCGTATGATTCAGCGtgaaatttcatttgtgcCAGGTCTTTATAAGATATTTGATGAGATCTTGGTCAATGCGGCGGATAATAAGCAACGCGACAAGTCCATGAATAccattaaaattgatattgatcCGGAGAAAAATATCGTATCAATTTGGAACAATGGACAGGGTATTCCGGTGACCATGCACAAGGAGCAGAAAATGTATGTGCCAACTATGATATTCGGTCATCTGCTGACCTCGTCCAACTACAATGATGATGAGAAAAAGGTCACTGGTGGTCGCAATGGCTACGGCGCCAAATTGTGCAACATCTTCTCGACCAGCTTCACACTAGAAACTGCTACAAAGCAATATAAAAAGAGTTTCAAACAGACCTGGGGCAATAACATGTCTAAAGCTTCCGATCCAATG ATAAAAGACTTTAGTGGCACTGATTTTACCAGGATCACATTCAGCCCAGATCTAGCAAAGTTTAAAATGGATAAGCTCGATGAGGATATTGTAGCGCTGATGTCGAGACGCGCCTTCGATGTGGCTGCCTCAACAAAAGGTGTATCTGTGTTTCTCAATGGCAACAAGGTGATGGTAAAGAACTTCAAAGATTATATTGACTTGTTTATAAAGAATACGGAGGACGAAGTCGGTCAGCAAGTCAAATTAGTATATGAGAATTGCGGCGAGCGCTGGGAAGTTGCATGTTGTCCATCGGATCGTGGCTTTCAGCAGGTGTCTTTTGTCAATTCAATTGCAACTACCAAAGGTGGTCGTCATGTTGATCATGTGGCGGACAATGTCATTAAGCAGTTAATTGAGGTGCTTaaaaagaagaacaagaaTGGAATCAACATAAAACCATTTCAAGTGCGCAATCATTTGTGGATATTTGTCAATTGTCTAATTGAGAATCCCACATTCGATTCACAGACCAAGGAGAACATGACACTTCAGGCCAAAAGCTTTGGCTCTAAGTGCGTACTATCTGATAAGTTCATTACCAATTTGTCCAAAGCAGGCATTGTTGAATCTGTGCTAGCATGGGCCAAGTTTAAGGCTCAGAATGACATTGCCAAAACTGGTGGCAAAAAGTCGCATAAAATCAAGGGTATACCCAAGCTGGAAGATGCCAACGAGGCAGGCACAAAGAACTCCTTACAATGTACTCTTATCCTCACCGAGGGAGACTCGGCCAAGTCCTTGGCGGTTTCCGGCCTGGGCGTCATTGGTCGCGACTATTATGGCGTGTTTCCGCTGCGCGGTAAACTGTTGAATGTGCGAGAAGCTACCTTTAAGCAGCTTACCGAGAATGCAGAAATCAACAATCTGTGCAAAATTATTGGATTGcagtataagaaaaaatatctGACCACCGATGATTTGAAAACTCTGCGCTATGGCAAGGTAATGATCATGACTGATCAGGATCAGGATGGTTCCCATATCAAAGGACTGCTTATCAATTTCATACACACAAATTGGCCGGAGCTGCTGCGCTTGCCCTTCCTCGAAGAGTTCATTACACCCATTGTGAAGGCATCTAAAAAGAATGaggaaatttcattttattcgcTACCCGAATTCGAGGAATGGAAGATGGGCACACCCAATCATCATACGTACAATATCAAATACTATAAGGGTCTCGGTACTTCGACATCTAAGGAGGCCAAAGAATATTTCCAG GATATGGATCGTCATCGCATTCTATTCAAGTATGAAGGTCAGGAGGATGATGATAGCATTATGATGGCTTTCTCTAAGAAACATGTCGATTCGCGTAAAACCTGGTTGACCAATCATATGGACGAGGTAAAGCGACGCAAGCAGTTGGGTTTGCCAGAACGCTATCTGTACACTAAAGGAACTAAGCATATCAGTTACGCGGATTTCATCAATTTGGAACTTGTGCTCTTCTCCAATGCTGACAACGAACGATCTATACCAAGTGTTGTAGATGGATTGAAACCAGGCCAGCGTAAAGTCATGTTTACATGCTTCAAGCGTAACGACAAACGTGAGGTGAAGGTGGCCCAATTGTCGGGCTCCGTTGCAGAAATGTCTGCATACCATCACGGTGAAGTATCCCTGCAGATGACCATTGTGAATTTGGCACAGAACTTTGTGGGATCCAACAACATCAATTTGCTGGAGCCACGTGGTCAATTCGGTACACGACTTACTGGTGGCAAAGATAGTGCAAGCGCTCGTTATATTTTTACGCTAATGTCGCCATTAACTCGACTTATATATCATCCATTGGATGATCCGTTGTTGCAGTATCAAGTGGATGATGGTCAGCGCATTGAACCTTTATGGTATATTCCCATTATACCCATGGTATTAGTCAATGGCGCTGATGGCATTGGCACCGGCTGGTCCACTAAAATAGCCAATTATAATCCACGTGAACTTATTAGCAATTTACGTTGCATGATAAACGACGAGCCGCCATCACCGTTGACTCCATGGTACAAGAATTTTAAGGGGACCATGGAGTCCGTTGGCGATTGTCGATTTGTTCACTCGGGGAACATTCAGATACTGCCCGATAATCGCATCGAAATTACTGAATTGCCCGTTAGTGTGTGGacacaaacatacaaagaGAATGTGCTCGAAGCGCTGTCCAACGGCACTGAGAAGGTCAAGGCAATAATATCCGAATATCGTGAATACCACACAGATACTACTGTACGATTTGTCGTCAGTTTCAATCCAGGTGAATTTGAACGAATCCGTGCTGAGGATGGCGGATTTCATCGCGTATTCAAGCTCAGCAGCTCCATATCCTTAAATCAGATGCATGCATTTGATGAGAACAATTGTTTACGTCGTTATCCCTCACCTAAGGAAGTACTCGAAGATTTCTACAAGCTACGATTGGAATATTACGTTCGTCGTAGGGATTACCTGTTGGGCCAGCTAACGGCTCAAGCGGATCGACTTAGCGATCAGGCGCGTTTCATTCTAGAGAAGTGCGAAAAGAAACTGGTTATTGAGAATAAACAGCGCAAAATGATGATTGATGAGTTGGTGAAGCGTGGCTATCGTCCAGATCCAGTCAAGGAGTGGCAGCGACGTATTAAAATGGAAGATGCCGAAGCGAACAATGAAGAAGAGGAGGATGACGAGGAAGCCGCAACATCCACTTCTAAGGCCAAAAAAGAAGTCGATCCCGAAAAGGCATTCCAAAAGCTCACAGATGTTAAGAAATTTGACTATTTGTTGGGCATGTCCATGTGGATGTTGACTGAGGAGCGCAAAAATGAGTTACTCAAACAACGGGATGCCAAATTGGAAGAACTCGATAATCTTCAAAAATTGACGCCGAAACATCTTTGGATGAATGATCTTGATGCGCTCGCACAGAAACTTGATGAGGTCGAGGAAAAGGAACGACTCGATGAGCAAGGCATGAACTTAAAGCAGGCCAAGTCCATGAAGGGTCAAAAGCAAGTTATCGGCAAAGGAAAGAAGGGAAAGATCGGTAGTGCTGGCGGTGATATTTTCCCTGATCCAAAAGGAGAAAGGGTCGCATTTAAGATCACTGAGGAACTGCTTAAAAAGTGGCAACCTCCCAAGGATCGGCCAGTCAAGGTCAAGGCTGAAAAGAAACGGGGCCCCGATGATGTCGACGATTTCGATGCACTAGTCGAGGGCGGCACCACAAAGACATCTCCCAAGGCAAAGAAGGCGCCAGCTGTTAAAAAGGAGCCTGCCGAGAAAAAACCACGTCAAAAGAAGGAAAATGGTGATGGTCTTAAACAGGCTAAGCTGGACTTTACCAAGTCCAAG GGCAAGAAGCAAAAGGATTTGAGTGACGACGATGATTTTGAAGATGAAATTGCAGTGGCACCACGCGCTGACCGTCCTGGTCGCCGTGCGGCAAGCAAAAAGATTAATTATTCAGTTATTCTTTCGGATGATGAGGATGCCAATGCTAAATCTTCGAATGACAACGATGATAACGACGATGCGTCCGATGACTCCCCCATCAAGCGTCCCGTGAAACGTCAACGCGACGGCGATAGCAGCGGAAGTGGCAAGAAGGTTGCACAAAAGAAGCTTCGCACCCTTGAAAGTGATGAAGACGAAGATGTCGCTTatgtggatgatgatgatgattccGATTTTGAAGCATAA